In Thermanaerothrix sp., a single window of DNA contains:
- the grdA gene encoding glycine/sarcosine/betaine reductase complex selenoprotein A, whose amino-acid sequence MGKLAGKKLILLGERDGVPGPAMEACLKDCGAEIAFAVTECFVUTAAGAMDLQNQQRVKDIAEKFGAENVVVILGSSDAEGAEIYAETVTAGDPTYAGPLAGVSLGLPVYHIFDPEIKAEADPAQWEEQVSMMEMVLDPEALSEAVKKMRDAHSKHTL is encoded by the coding sequence ATGGGAAAGCTGGCCGGTAAGAAACTCATCCTTTTGGGTGAGCGTGACGGGGTGCCTGGGCCCGCCATGGAGGCGTGCCTTAAGGACTGCGGGGCCGAGATAGCCTTTGCGGTAACCGAGTGCTTCGTCTGAACCGCCGCTGGAGCCATGGACCTGCAGAATCAGCAGAGGGTTAAGGACATCGCCGAGAAGTTCGGGGCGGAGAACGTGGTTGTGATCTTGGGTTCCTCCGACGCGGAGGGGGCTGAGATCTACGCGGAGACCGTCACCGCCGGCGATCCTACCTACGCGGGTCCGTTGGCGGGAGTCTCGTTGGGACTTCCCGTATATCACATCTTTGATCCGGAGATAAAGGCAGAGGCTGACCCCGCCCAGTGGGAGGAGCAGGTCAGCATGATGGAGATGGTCCTCGATCCGGAGGCCCTATCCGAGGCGGTTAAGAAGATGAGGGATGCCCACAGCAAGCACACCCTCTAA